In a single window of the Gossypium hirsutum isolate 1008001.06 chromosome D02, Gossypium_hirsutum_v2.1, whole genome shotgun sequence genome:
- the LOC107903288 gene encoding heat shock 70 kDa protein 6, chloroplastic: MASSTAQINVLGGIGFASSRKPNYHSPRTVFLGQRLGKPSPLNAAFLRLAKTNGKRYNVGPVRVVNEKVVGIDLGTTNSAVAAMEGGKPTIVTNAEGQRTTPSVVAYTKTGDRLVGQIAKRQAVVNPENTFFSVKRFIGRKMSEVDEESKQVSYKVVRDDNGNVKLECPAIGKQFAAEEISAQVLRKLVDDASKFLNDKVTKAVVTVPAYFNDSQRTATKDAGRIAGLEVLRIINEPTAASLAYGFEKKNNETILVFDLGGGTFDVSVLEVGDGVFEVLSTSGDTHLGGDDFDKRIVDWLADSFKRDEGIDLLKDKQALQRLTETAEKAKMELSSLTQANISLPFITATADGPKHIETTITRVKFEELCSDLLDRLKTPVENSLRDAKLSFKDIDEVILVGGSTRIPAVQELVRKMTGKEPNVTVNPDEVVALGAAVQAGVLSGDVSDIVLLDVSPLSLGLETLGGVMTKIIPRNTTLPTSKSEVFSTAADGQTSVEINVLQGEREFVRDNKSLGSFRLDGIPPAPRGVPQIEVKFDIDANGILSVTAVDKGTGKKQDITITGASTLPNDEVDRMVKEAEKFSKEDKERRDAIDTKNQADSVVYQTEKQLKELGDKVPGPVKEKVEAKLQELKDAIAGDSTQGMKDAMAALNQEVMQLGQSLYNQPGAGGSSAGPAPGGETGPSDSSNKGPEGDVIDADFTDSK; this comes from the exons ATGGCTTCTTCCACTGCTCAAATCAACGTACTCGGTGGAATCGGTTTCGCTTCTTCTCGAAAACCCAACTACCATTCACCCAGAACCGTTTTCTTGGGTCAACGACTTGGTAAACCGTCGCCGTTAAACGCAGCCTTCTTACGGTTAGCGAAAACCAATGGAAAACGGTACAATGTTGGGCCGGTTAGAGTTGTGAACGAGAAAGTGGTCGGAATCGATCTCGGGACTACTAACTCGGCGGTTGCGGCTATGGAAGGAGGGAAACCCACGATTGTTACGAACGCGGAAGGGCAAAGAACGACGCCGTCAGTGGTGGCGTATACAAAAACTGGGGATAGGTTGGTTGGGCAGATTGCTAAACGACAAGCCGTCGTTAACCCTGAGAATACGTTCTTCTCTGTTAAGAGGTTTATTGGGAGGAAGATGTCAGAAGTGGACGAGGAATCTAAACAGGTTTCTTATAAGGTTGTAAGGGATGACAATGGTAATGTTAAGCTTGAGTGTCCTGCCATTGGTAAACAATTCGCCGCCGAGGAAATTTCAGCTCAG GTTTTAAGAAAGCTTGTTGATGATGCTTCAAAGTTTTTAAACGATAAAGTAACAAAAGCTGTTGTTACTGTCCCTGCTTACTTCAATGATTCCCAACGGACAGCAACAAAGGATGCTGGTCGAATAGCTGGGTTAGAAGTTCTTCGGATTATCAATGAACCTACGGCTGCCTCTTTGGCATATGGGTTTGAGAAGAAGAACAATGAAACCATCCTTGTGTTTGATCTTGGAGGTGGTACTTTTGATGTTTCAG TGCTTGAAGTTGGTGATGGAGTGTTTGAGGTGCTTTCTACATCTGGGGACACACATTTGGGTGGTGATGACTTTGATAAG AGAATTGTTGACTGGCTTGCCGACAGCTTCAAGAGAGATGAAGGCATTGATCTTTTGAAAGACAAACAAGCTCTTCAGCGGTTAACCGAGACAGCTGAGAAAGCTAAAATGGAGTTATCATCTTTGACTCAGGCAAATATAAG TTTACCTTTCATTACTGCCACGGCAGATGGGCCTAAACACATTGAGACCACCATTACCAGGGTTAAGTTTGAGGAATTGTGCTCAGACCTTCTTGACAG GCTCAAGACACCAGTGGAGAATTCCCTTAGGGATGCAAAATTGTCCTTTAAAGACATAGATGAGGTTATTCTTGTTGGTGGATCAACACGTATCCCAGCTGTTCAGGAACTTGTGAGGAAGATGACCGGCAAGGAACCTAATGTGACTGTCAATCCAGATGAAGTTGTTGCCTTGGGTGCTGCAGTTCAG GCTGGTGTTTTATCTGGAGATGTCAGTGATATCGTGCTTTTGGATGTGTCCCCGTTGTCACTTGGTCTCGAAACTCTTGGTGGTGTCATGACCAAAATCATCCCAAGAAACACCACACTTCCCACCTCCAAATCGGAGGTCTTTTCAACAGCTGCTGATGGCCAGACAAGTGTTGAGATCAATGTACTCCAAggtgaaagagaatttgttcgggACAACAAATCTCTTGGCAGCTTCCGACTCGATGGTATTCCACCAGCACCACGTGGTGTTCCCCAGATtgaagttaaatttgacattgaTGCCAATGGCATCCTTTCTGTAACTGCTGTCGATAAAGGAACCGGGAAGAAGCAGGACATCACTATTACTGGTGCCAGTACTTTGCCAAATGACGAG GTTGATAGAATGGTAAAGGAAGCTGAGAAGTTTTCAAAGGAGGATAAGGAGAGAAGGGATGCCATTGACACAAAGAACCAAGCTGATTCCGTTGTCTACCAGACCGAGAAGCAGCTGAAAGAGCTTGGAGACAAGGTTCCTGGTCCAGTCAAAGAGAAAGTTGAGGCAAAGTTACAAGAACTCAAGGATGCAATTGCAGGGGACTCAACACAAGGGATGAAGGATGCCATGGCTGCACTCAACCAAGAAGTTATGCAACTAGGCCAGTCACTTTACAACCAACCTGGTGCCGGAGGCAGCAGTGCAGGACCTGCACCTGGTGGTGAAACCGGGCCTTCAGATTCATCAAACAAGGGTCCTGAAGGAGATGTAATTGATGCAGATTTCACTGACAGCAAGTGA
- the LOC107903203 gene encoding pentatricopeptide repeat-containing protein At5g04780, mitochondrial, with amino-acid sequence MKIRTFNSLQFQKSHLQRSYPSSFHRFQTSATSSHAKKSNPFLSLAQDPNPTSFSVPYYSKLLSKCNASKTLYPGMQIHAHALKFGSTNDPKSRNFLISLYAKRKLFGYARKLVDESPEPDLVSWSALISGYAQNGLARDAIWAFHEMHLLGLKCNEFTFPSVLKACAFTKDLELGRQVHGIVVVNGFESDEYVGNSLVVLYSKCGKFGDSRRLFEDIPERSVVSWNALFSCYVQSDYFGEAVELFREMVLSGIRPNEFSLSSMINACTGLEDSGEGRKIHGFLIKLGYDSDPFSKNALVDMYAKIGNLEDAVVVFEEIREPDIVSWNALIAGCVLHDKHDSALEFFGQMRLSGTHSNMFTLSSALKACAGIGLKELGRQLHCNLIKLNVGSDPFVHVGLIDMYSKSGLMNDARMVFNLMPDKDLIAWNAVISAHSQNGEDMEALLLFPLMHEAGVGFNQTTLSTVLKSVASLQVNYVCKQIHALSAKSGFESDRYVVNSLIDAYGKCALLEDATRIFRECLIVDLVGFTSMITAYSQSGQGEEALKLYLEMLDRGIEPDPYVCSSLLNACANLSAYEQGKQVHVHVLKHGFMYDNFAGNSLVNMYAKCGSIDDAERAFSSIPERGIVSWSAMIGGLAQHGHGKEALRVFNQMLKYGVSPNQITLVSVLCACNHAGLVTEAQNYFRSMKELFGFERMQEHYACMIDLLGRAGRLDEAMELVNTMPFQADGSVWGALLGAARIHKNVEIGQRAAEMLLILEPEKSGTHVLLANIYASVGMWNNVAKMRRLMKDCNVKKEPGVSWIEVKDKIYTFIAGDRSHVQSEEIYAKLDELSERLSKAGYIPKVEFDLHDVERDEKEKLLYHHSEKLAVAFGLIATPAGAPIRVKKNLRVCMDCHTAFKFISKIVSREIILRDINRYHHFKDGSCSCGDYW; translated from the coding sequence ATGAAAATCCGTACTTTCAATTCCCTCCAGTTCCAAAAATCTCATCTCCAACGATCTTACCCTTCTTCTTTTCACCGTTTTCAAACCTCAGCTACTTCAAGCCACGCCAAAAAATCCAACCCTTTCCTCAGCTTAGCCCAAGACCCCAATCCCACATCATTCTCTGTTCCCTACTACTCTAAACTCTTGTCAAAATGCAATGCCTCCAAGACCCTATATCCAGGCATGCAAATCCATGCCCATGCACTCAAATTTGGTTCAACCAATGACCCCAAAAGTAGGAACTTTTTGATCAGCTTGTATGCAAAACGAAAACTTTTTGGCTATGCCAGGAAACTGGTCGACGAAAGTCCTGAACCAGACTTGGTTTCTTGGTCTGCTTTGATTTCTGGATATGCCCAAAATGGGCTTGCTAGAGATGCCATTTGGGCTTTCCATGAGATGCATTTGTTGGGTCTTAAGTGTAATGAGTTCACTTTTCCTAGCGTTCTAAAAGCTTGTGCTTTTACAAAGGATTTGGAGTTAGGGAGGCAGGTTCATGGAATTGTGGTGGTTAACGGGTTTGAGTCTGATGAATATGTAGGTAACAGTTTGGTTGTCTTGTACTCAAAATGCGGGAAATTTGGTGATTCGAGGAGGCTCTTTGAGGATATACCTGAAAGGAGTGTTGTTTCATGGAATGCATTGTTTTCTTGTTATGTGCAGAGTGATTACTTTGGTGAAGCTGTGGAGTTGTTTCGTGAGATGGTTTTGAGTGGAATAAGGCCTAATGAATTTAGTTTGTCTAGCATGATAAACGCCTGCACTGGGTTGGAGGATAGTGGTGAAGGAAGGAAAATTCACGGGTTCTTGATAAAGCTAGGTTATGATTCAGATCCTTTCTCGAAGAATGCACTTGTGGACATGTATGCAAAGATAGGGAATCTTGAGGATGCTGTTGTCGTGTTTGAGGAGATAAGGGAACCTGATATCGTCTCTTGGAATGCTCTCATTGCTGGTTGCGTTCTTCATGATAAGCATGATTCTGCTTTAGAGTTTTTTGGGCAAATGAGATTATCTGGAACACATTCAAACATGTTTACCTTGTCGAGTGCTCTAAAAGCTTGTGCTGGCATCGGTCTCAAGGAATTGGGCAGACAGTTGCACTGTAACTTGATAAAGCTGAATGTAGGATCAGATCCTTTTGTGCATGTTGGACTTATAGACATGTATTCGAAAAGTGGTTTGATGAACGATGCAAGAATGGTTTTTAATTTGATGCCAGACAAGGACTTGATTGCATGGAATGCTGTTATCTCTGCGCATTCACAAAATGGGGAAGATATGGAAGCTCTATTGCTGTTTCCTTTGATGCATGAGGCAGGAGTTGGATTCAATCAAACAACATTATCGACAGTCCTCAAATCCGTTGCTAGCTTGCAGGTGAACTATGTTTGCAAACAGATTCATGCACTCTCTGCAAAATCAGGATTTGAATCTGACCGTTATGTTGTAAACAGCCTTATTGATGCATATGGAAAATGTGCCCTTCTTGAAGATGCAACAAGAATATTCAGAGAGTGCTTGATTGTAGATCTGGTGGGTTTCACATCTATGATCACAGCTTATTCTCAGTCCGGACAAGGTGAAGAAGCTCTTAAGCTGTATCTAGAAATGCTAGATAGAGGGATAGAGCCGGATCCATATGTTTGTAGTTCACTCCTAAATGCATGTGCAAATCTATCAGCATACGAGCAAGGGAAACAAGTGCATGTTCATGTCTTGAAGCATGGATTTATGTATGATAACTTTGCAGGAAATTCTCTCGTGAACATGTATGCCAAATGTGGAAGCATAGATGATGCTGAACGTGCATTCTCTAGTATTCCTGAGAGAGGAATAGTCTCATGGTCTGCAATGATAGGAGGACTAGCTCAACATGGGCATGGGAAAGAAGCACTACGGGTTTTCAATCAAATGCTTAAATATGGTGTTTCACCCAATCAGATAACTTTGGTCAGTGTGCTTTGTGCTTGTAACCATGCTGGTTTGGTTACTGAAGCCCAAAATTACTTCAGATCAATGAAGGAGTTATTTGGATTTGAACGTATGCAAGAGCATTATGCTTGCATGATTGACTTACTTGGTCGAGCCGGGAGATTAGATGAGGCAATGGAACTTGTAAATACCATGCCTTTCCAAGCGGATGGCTCAGTTTGGGGTGCACTTCTTGGTGCTGCTAGAATCCACAAGAATGTTGAGATTGGCCAACGTGCTGCAGAGATGCTTTTGATTCTTGAGCCAGAGAAATCTGGTACCCATGTTCTTCTTGCTAACATATATGCATCAGTTGGCATGTGGAATAATGTAGCAAAGATGAGAAGACTCATGAAAGACTGTAACGTGAAGAAAGAACCCGGGGTTAGTTGGATTGAGGTTAAAGACAAGATATACACTTTCATAGCGGGAGACCGAAGCCATGTTCAGAGTGAAGAAATCTACGCAAAGCTTGATGAGCTAAGTGAGCGTTTGAGCAAAGCCGGGTACATCCCCAAGGTGGAGTTTGATCTTCATGATGTGGAACGGGATGAAAAGGAAAAACTTCTATACCACCACAGCGAAAAACTTGCAGTAGCCTTCGGGTTGATTGCCACTCCGGCAGGAGCTCCAATTAGAGTTAAAAAGAATCTTAGAGTCTGCATGGATTGCCATACTGCATTCAAATTCATTAGTAAAATTGTGTCCAGGGAAATTATTTTGAGAGACATCAACAGATACCACCATTTTAAAGATGGTTCATGCTCTTGTGGAGATTATTGgtga